A genomic window from Salvia splendens isolate huo1 chromosome 11, SspV2, whole genome shotgun sequence includes:
- the LOC121753934 gene encoding 60S ribosomal protein L24-like, with product MVLKTELCRFSGAKIYPGRGIRFIRSDSQVFLFVNSKCKRYFHNRLRPAKLSWTAMYRKQHKKDAAAETVKKRRRTNKKPYSRSIVGATLEVIQKKRAEKPEVRDAAREAALREIKERIKKTKDEKKAKKAEVQSKQKGSGKANVPKGAGPKGPKIGGGGGKR from the exons ATGGTTCTCAA GACGGAGCTTTGCCGTTTTAGTGGTGCCAAGATTTATCCTGGAAGGGGCATTAGGTTTATTAGATCAGACTCACAG GTTTTCCTCTTTGTTAACTCAAAATGCAAGAGGTACTTCCACAATCGCCTGAGGCCTGCTAAGCTTTCTTGGACTGCCATGTACAGAAAGCAACACAAGAAG GATGCTGCTGCTGAAACTGTGAAGAAGAGGCGCCGTACAAACAAGAAGCCCTACTCAAGGTCCATTGTTGGTGCGACCTTGGAGGTCATTCAGAAGAAACGGGCCGAGAAGCCAGAGGTCCGTGATGCTGCGCGTGAGGCTGCTCTACG TGAAATTAAGGAGAGGATTAAGAAAACAAAAGATGAAAAGAAGGCAAAGAAGGCTGAAGTTCAGTCCAAGCAAAAGGGTTCCGGCAAGGCCAATGTGCCCAAGGGA
- the LOC121756199 gene encoding replication factor C subunit 2 translates to MASASSSSSGPEIPWVEKFRPTKVSDIVGNQDAVARLQVIARDGNMPNLILAGPPGTGKTTSILALAHELLGPNYREAVLELNASDDRGIDVVRNKIKMFAQKKVTLPPGRHKIIILDEADSMTSGAQQALRRTMEIYSNSTRFGLACNTSSKIIEPIQSRCALVRFSRLSDQEILGRLMVVVAAEKVPYVPEGLEAIIFTADGDMRQALNNLQATNSGFGFVNQENVFKVCDQPHPLHVKNMVRQVIDGKFDDACAGLKQLYDLGYSPTDIITTLFRIIKNYDMPEYLKLEFMKETGFAHMRICDGVGSYLQMSGLLAKLALARETAKAA, encoded by the exons ATGGCGTCAGCATCTTCATCGTCGTCGGGGCCTGAGATCCCATGGGTGGAGAAGTTTCGCCCCACTAAGGTGTCTGATATCGTCGGCAATCAAGACGCCGTCGCCCGCCTCCAAGTCATCGCCCGCGATGGCAACATGCCCAATCTCATTTTGGCT GGTCCTCCTGGAACTGGTAAGACTACTAGCATATTGGCTCTTGCTCATGAGCTCCTCGGGCCAAATTATAGAGAGGCGGTCTTGGAGCTAAACGCATCAGACGATAG AGGAATTGATGTTGTGAGAAACAAAATAAAGATGTTTGCCCAGAAGAAAGTTACATTGCCCCCTGGAAGGCACAAGATTATAATTTTGGACGAAGCTGACAG CATGACTTCAGGAGCTCAACAAGCTTTGAGAAGGACGAtggaaatatattctaattctaCACGTTTTGGGCTAGCTTGCAACACTTCATCAAAGATTATTGAGCCTATTCAGAGTCGATGTGCTCTTGTTCGATTTTCTAGATTATCCGATCAAGAGATCCTTGGACGTCTCATGGTGGTGGTTGCAGCAGAAAAG GTACCTTATGTTCCAGAAGGTCTTGAAGCAATTATTTTCACTGCTGATGGTGATATGAGGCAAGCATTGAACAACTTGCAAGCCACAAATAGTGGATTTGGGTTTGTTAATCAAGAAAATGTTTTCAAG GTTTGTGATCAGCCCCATCCCTTGCATGTCAAAAATATGGTACGCCAAGTGATTGATGGGAAATTCGACGATGCTTGTGCTGGATTGAAGCAGCTCTATGATTTGGGCTATTCACCAACTGATATCATTACCACTCTATTCCGAATCATAAAGAACTATGATATGCCTGAGTATCTGAAGTTGGAATTTATGAAG GAGACAGGATTTGCTCATATGAGGATCTGTGATGGAGTTGGTTCATATCTTCAAATGTCTGGTTTGCTCGCGAAGCTTGCATTGGCCCGCGAAACAGCCAAGGCAGCTTAG